A genomic stretch from Vibrio algarum includes:
- the hupA gene encoding nucleoid-associated protein HU-alpha codes for MNKTQLIDFIAEKADLSKAQAKSALEATLSSVTDTLKEGDQVQLIGFGTFKVNHRAARTGRNPKTGEEIQIAAANVPAFVAGKALKESVK; via the coding sequence ATGAACAAGACCCAATTAATCGACTTTATCGCTGAAAAAGCGGATCTATCTAAAGCTCAAGCTAAATCTGCTCTTGAAGCAACTCTAAGTAGTGTTACTGATACACTAAAAGAGGGTGACCAAGTTCAACTAATTGGTTTTGGTACATTCAAAGTAAATCACCGAGCAGCACGTACTGGTCGTAATCCAAAGACTGGTGAAGAGATTCAAATTGCTGCGGCTAATGTACCTGCATTTGTAGCTGGTAAAGCACTGAAAGAATCAGTGAAGTAA
- a CDS encoding DUF1481 domain-containing protein, which produces MKNYFIAPLFSAFLLGCSSSPTTNNTDIFNTITGGQSAGDATSFYWYTERLDLPFSASDYVASGDYGWYKSDYRWRKSIIKEIVREGVQRQASMDLVPYRIHLRFDNTGEAVYQQYRLDGKVLPLRTGQIQMLLNEAESIQVVTKQQDSKGSELIQGYWDGEVFNRCDGNKFEKIEFNQTLPTFVINRLANLDSYAAFVGATPINKIVVNDLLMLEDESFDCVERPILIKDE; this is translated from the coding sequence ATGAAAAATTATTTTATAGCGCCTCTATTCTCCGCATTTCTTTTGGGTTGTTCATCTAGCCCAACGACAAATAATACCGACATTTTCAATACTATCACTGGTGGTCAATCCGCGGGTGATGCCACAAGTTTCTATTGGTATACCGAGCGCTTAGACCTTCCTTTCTCCGCATCCGATTATGTCGCCTCAGGTGACTATGGCTGGTATAAGTCAGACTATCGTTGGAGAAAAAGTATTATTAAGGAAATAGTTCGAGAAGGAGTGCAAAGACAAGCTTCGATGGATCTTGTTCCTTATCGTATACACTTGCGCTTTGACAACACTGGTGAGGCGGTTTACCAACAATATAGGCTTGATGGTAAGGTGCTTCCTTTAAGAACCGGTCAGATACAAATGCTTTTGAATGAAGCAGAATCGATTCAGGTCGTAACAAAACAACAAGATAGTAAAGGCTCTGAACTGATTCAAGGGTATTGGGATGGCGAGGTATTTAACCGCTGCGATGGAAATAAATTCGAAAAAATAGAATTCAATCAAACGTTACCCACTTTTGTCATTAATCGACTTGCAAACCTAGACAGCTATGCTGCGTTTGTAGGTGCGACCCCTATTAACAAGATAGTAGTGAATGACCTATTAATGTTAGAAGATGAGAGTTTTGATTGTGTTGAAAGACCGATACTTATTAAAGATGAGTAG
- a CDS encoding YjaG family protein, which translates to MLQNPLQVRLEKFEPWQQITFMACLCERMYPNYAVFCENTKFAEARVYRDILDSIWELMTVKTAKINFERQLEKLEELIPSSEEFDFYGVYPAIDACKGLSQLIHGLLDRDYLFENMLSLSELSVLTVAQLEEAQGSEEITNENQKDNEAVCTEWDVQWAIYRPLKDAEKRDVELIKDLRQEIKDEGISNLGISV; encoded by the coding sequence ATGTTACAGAATCCACTGCAAGTACGTCTCGAGAAATTTGAACCTTGGCAACAAATAACCTTTATGGCTTGTTTGTGTGAACGTATGTATCCGAATTATGCTGTATTCTGTGAGAATACAAAATTTGCGGAAGCGCGTGTATATCGCGATATCCTAGATAGTATCTGGGAGTTGATGACGGTAAAAACGGCAAAAATTAATTTTGAACGTCAATTAGAAAAACTAGAAGAGCTTATTCCTTCGTCGGAAGAATTTGACTTCTACGGAGTCTACCCCGCTATTGATGCATGCAAAGGTTTATCACAGTTGATTCATGGTTTGCTAGATAGAGATTACTTGTTCGAAAATATGCTGTCGTTGAGCGAATTGTCTGTTTTGACGGTTGCTCAATTGGAGGAAGCGCAAGGGTCTGAAGAAATCACAAATGAAAATCAAAAAGATAATGAAGCAGTTTGTACTGAATGGGATGTCCAATGGGCCATCTACAGACCGCTGAAAGATGCAGAGAAGCGCGATGTCGAATTGATTAAAGACTTACGTCAAGAAATCAAGGATGAAGGTATTAGTAATCTAGGTATTTCAGTTTAA